From one Simplicispira suum genomic stretch:
- a CDS encoding IS5 family transposase — MKQISFATAEHQTKKRVTRREKFLAEMNQVVPWARLIEAVEPYYPTGKRGRPPIGLERMLRLYFVQQWYGLADEALEDAVSDSAAIRSFVGIDLGREEAPDATTVLKFRRRLEDNQLTEVMFSQINAHLSERGLMMREGTMVDATIINAPSSTKNERKERDPEMHQTKKRNQWYFGMKAHIGADADSGLVHSVHVTSANESDVAHTHELLHGQESEVFADAGYVGVEKREEIIKAQEAGDIQSDVKWNVAMGRAKLKGMAEGALKELTQALERVKAQIRARVEHPFHVVKNLFKHQKSRYKGLAKNGAQMFSLFGLANLVIAKKRLLALQAQGAS, encoded by the coding sequence ATGAAGCAGATCAGCTTTGCCACAGCCGAACACCAGACGAAGAAGCGGGTGACGCGACGCGAGAAGTTTCTCGCGGAGATGAACCAAGTGGTGCCGTGGGCCCGGTTGATCGAAGCCGTTGAGCCGTACTACCCCACGGGCAAGCGCGGCCGCCCACCCATTGGGCTCGAGCGCATGCTGCGCTTGTACTTTGTGCAGCAGTGGTACGGCTTGGCCGATGAAGCGCTGGAAGACGCGGTCAGCGACAGCGCTGCGATCCGCAGCTTTGTGGGCATTGACCTGGGGCGCGAAGAGGCGCCCGATGCCACAACGGTGTTGAAGTTTCGCCGCCGGCTGGAGGACAACCAGCTCACCGAGGTGATGTTTTCCCAGATCAACGCCCACCTGAGCGAGCGCGGTCTGATGATGCGCGAGGGCACGATGGTGGACGCCACCATCATCAATGCGCCGAGTTCGACCAAGAACGAACGCAAGGAGCGTGACCCCGAAATGCACCAAACCAAGAAGCGCAACCAGTGGTACTTCGGCATGAAGGCGCACATCGGCGCGGATGCTGACTCGGGCCTGGTGCATAGCGTGCATGTCACGTCGGCCAACGAATCCGATGTGGCCCACACGCATGAGTTGCTGCACGGACAAGAGAGTGAAGTGTTTGCCGATGCGGGCTACGTGGGTGTGGAAAAGCGCGAAGAGATCATCAAGGCCCAGGAGGCCGGAGACATCCAATCGGACGTCAAGTGGAACGTGGCCATGGGGCGGGCCAAACTCAAGGGTATGGCCGAGGGGGCACTCAAGGAACTCACGCAAGCGCTGGAGCGCGTTAAGGCGCAAATCAGGGCGCGGGTCGAGCACCCGTTCCATGTAGTGAAGAACTTGTTCAAGCACCAGAAGAGCCGCTACAAAGGCTTGGCCAAGAACGGCGCGCAGATGTTCAGCTTATTTGGCCTGGCCAATTTGGTGATCGCCAAGAAACGATTGCTGGCGTTGCAAGCCCAAGGAGCGTCTTGA
- a CDS encoding DUF1010 domain-containing protein: MVVSRAFSFSSDFPFGFLRSVGFRRQALHRFLVYFASSTYAVRSRSYDFARITSPPWPGVFAQFAPAVELSHAVFIAASNRAVKRTDPQRTAYFVR, translated from the coding sequence ATGGTTGTTTCACGCGCATTCAGCTTTTCAAGCGATTTTCCGTTCGGATTTTTGCGTAGCGTTGGGTTTCGCCGGCAGGCGCTTCACAGGTTTTTGGTTTATTTCGCATCTAGCACTTACGCAGTGCGCTCTAGAAGCTATGATTTTGCACGCATTACGTCGCCTCCGTGGCCCGGCGTTTTTGCACAGTTCGCGCCGGCCGTTGAGCTGTCGCACGCGGTATTTATTGCCGCGTCTAACCGGGCTGTGAAGCGGACCGACCCACAGCGAACTGCATATTTTGTTCGCTAA
- the mmsB gene encoding 3-hydroxyisobutyrate dehydrogenase, which translates to MQIAFIGLGNMGGPMALNLQKAGHDVRAFDLSKPACEKCGEGGLKIAADATAAVQGAEVVISMLPASQHVEALYLGRDGQPGLLGSIAKGTLVIDSSTIAAATSQKVAKAAEAAGIAFIDAPVSGGTGGAIAGTLTFMVGGDAAALERARPLLEKMGANIFHAGAVGAGQTAKICNNMLLGILMAGTSEAIALGVANGLDPRVLSEIMRRSSGGNWALEKYNPFPGVHENAPASKGYAGGFGTDLMLKDLGLAQENATAMKASTPLGGLARSIYAAHSLAGHGGEDFSSVIKMVQKKN; encoded by the coding sequence ATGCAAATCGCATTCATCGGCCTAGGCAACATGGGCGGCCCCATGGCCCTCAACCTGCAAAAAGCCGGCCACGACGTCCGCGCCTTTGACCTCTCCAAACCCGCTTGCGAGAAGTGCGGCGAGGGCGGCCTGAAGATCGCTGCCGACGCCACCGCCGCCGTGCAGGGCGCCGAAGTCGTCATCAGCATGCTGCCCGCCAGCCAGCATGTCGAAGCCCTTTACCTGGGGCGCGACGGCCAGCCCGGACTGCTTGGGTCCATCGCCAAAGGCACGCTGGTCATTGACAGCTCGACCATTGCCGCCGCCACCAGCCAGAAAGTCGCCAAAGCCGCAGAAGCGGCCGGCATTGCCTTCATCGACGCGCCGGTATCCGGCGGCACCGGCGGCGCCATTGCCGGCACCCTCACCTTCATGGTTGGCGGCGACGCAGCCGCGCTGGAACGCGCCCGCCCCCTGCTCGAGAAAATGGGCGCCAACATCTTCCACGCCGGAGCCGTAGGCGCCGGCCAGACCGCCAAGATCTGCAACAACATGCTGCTCGGCATCCTGATGGCCGGCACCTCTGAGGCGATTGCCCTGGGCGTCGCCAACGGCCTCGACCCCAGAGTGCTGTCAGAGATCATGCGCCGAAGCTCGGGCGGCAACTGGGCACTGGAAAAATACAACCCCTTCCCCGGCGTGCACGAGAACGCCCCCGCCAGCAAAGGCTACGCGGGCGGTTTCGGGACGGACCTGATGCTGAAGGATTTGGGCTTGGCGCAGGAAAACGCCACGGCCATGAAGGCCAGCACGCCGTTGGGTGGCCTGGCGCGCTCGATTTATGCGGCGCACAGCCTGGCGGGGCATGGCGGGGAGGATTTTTCCAGCGTGATCAAGATGGTGCAGAAGAAGAACTGA
- a CDS encoding TfoX/Sxy family protein, with product MPARPLADETLHLIAAVRDALAEQLGAEIPVEERTLFGSCAFMVDGKFCVAVKREDLLVRLPPDEHEATAETPGLREMDPRGGMRGYFWVEPDAYATRAQWQRWIGGALAFNPQARASPRRRKPPTASGLEAEHKFRQH from the coding sequence ATGCCCGCTCGCCCTCTGGCCGACGAAACCCTGCACCTGATTGCCGCCGTGCGGGACGCGCTGGCCGAGCAGCTGGGCGCGGAAATTCCGGTAGAAGAACGCACGCTGTTTGGCAGCTGCGCCTTCATGGTGGACGGCAAGTTCTGCGTGGCCGTCAAACGCGAAGACCTGCTGGTGCGCCTGCCGCCCGACGAGCACGAAGCCACCGCCGAAACCCCTGGCCTGCGCGAAATGGACCCACGCGGCGGCATGCGCGGCTACTTCTGGGTCGAGCCCGACGCCTACGCCACCCGCGCCCAGTGGCAGCGCTGGATTGGCGGCGCCCTCGCCTTCAACCCGCAGGCCAGAGCCTCGCCGCGCCGCCGCAAGCCGCCGACGGCATCCGGCCTGGAGGCCGAGCACAAGTTCCGCCAGCATTAG
- a CDS encoding acyl-CoA dehydrogenase family protein — MDFELNEDQRAFAQTARDFAVAELAPHAAEWDAQAIFPKETIAKAGELGFCGLYAPESIGGLALPRLDATLVFEEMAAFDPSTTAFITIHNMATWMLGTWGTEAVRERWGEPLTSGQKLASYCLTEPGAGSDAASLKTRADRTESGYRINGSKAFISGAGATDVLVLMARTGDAASGARGISAFAVPADAPGVSYGKKEEKMGWNSQPTRTISFDNVEIPADHLLGSEGEGFKIAMKGLDGGRINIATCSIGAAQGALTQAQSYMQERKQFGKALASFQALQFKLADMATELVAARQMVRLAASKLDAGAPDASTYCAMAKRFATDAGFAVCNDALQLHGGYGYIREYPLERLLRDARVHQILEGTNEIMRVIIARRMLEGDAPDAIR; from the coding sequence ATGGACTTTGAACTCAACGAAGACCAGCGCGCCTTTGCACAGACTGCGCGCGACTTCGCGGTGGCCGAGCTGGCGCCGCACGCGGCCGAGTGGGATGCGCAGGCCATCTTCCCCAAAGAGACGATTGCCAAAGCCGGCGAGCTGGGTTTTTGCGGGCTGTACGCGCCCGAATCGATTGGTGGCCTGGCGCTGCCCCGGCTCGATGCCACGCTGGTGTTCGAGGAAATGGCGGCGTTTGACCCGTCCACCACCGCCTTCATCACCATCCACAACATGGCGACCTGGATGCTCGGCACCTGGGGAACCGAAGCGGTGCGCGAGCGCTGGGGCGAGCCGCTGACCAGCGGACAAAAACTGGCCTCGTACTGCCTGACCGAGCCCGGCGCCGGGTCCGACGCCGCCTCGCTCAAAACCCGCGCCGACCGAACGGAAAGCGGTTACCGCATCAACGGCTCCAAAGCCTTCATCTCCGGCGCCGGCGCCACCGACGTGCTGGTGCTCATGGCCCGCACCGGCGACGCTGCATCGGGCGCGCGCGGCATCAGCGCCTTTGCCGTGCCGGCCGACGCCCCCGGCGTCAGCTACGGCAAGAAGGAAGAAAAAATGGGCTGGAACAGCCAGCCCACGCGCACCATCAGTTTTGACAACGTCGAAATCCCGGCCGACCACTTGCTCGGCAGCGAAGGCGAAGGCTTCAAGATCGCCATGAAGGGGCTGGACGGCGGGCGCATCAACATCGCCACCTGCTCGATCGGCGCCGCGCAGGGCGCGTTGACGCAGGCACAAAGCTACATGCAGGAGCGCAAGCAGTTCGGCAAAGCGCTGGCGAGCTTTCAGGCGCTGCAGTTCAAGCTGGCCGACATGGCGACCGAACTCGTCGCCGCGCGGCAAATGGTGCGCCTGGCCGCCAGCAAACTCGACGCCGGCGCGCCCGACGCCAGTACCTACTGCGCCATGGCCAAGCGCTTCGCCACCGACGCCGGCTTTGCCGTCTGCAACGACGCCCTGCAACTGCACGGCGGCTACGGCTACATCCGCGAGTACCCGCTGGAACGCCTGCTGCGCGATGCCCGCGTGCACCAGATTCTGGAAGGCACGAACGAAATCATGCGCGTCATCATTGCGCGGCGCATGCTGGAGGGCGACGCTCCCGATGCGATTCGCTAG
- a CDS encoding CoA-acylating methylmalonate-semialdehyde dehydrogenase, translating into MNAPTPVAALAPTVKLLIGGKFVESKTKEWRDVVNPATQEVLARVPFATQDEIEAAIASGKEAFKTWKKTAIGTRARIFLKYQQLIRENMAELAALLTAEQGKTLPDAEGDVFRGLEVVEHAASIGNLQLGELANNVAGGVDTYTLLQPLGVCAGITPFNFPAMIPLWMFPMAIATGNTFVLKPSEQDPMVTMRLVELALEAGIPPGVLNVVHGGEMAVNALCDHPDIKAVSFVGSTKVGTHVYNRATLAGKRAQCMMGAKNHAIILPDANKDQTLNALAGAAFGAAGQRCMALSVVVLVGEAQKWIPELVEKTKTLKVNAGTEAGTDVGPLISCAALSRVEGLIERGIAEGAKLELDGRKPTVAGFEKGNFVGPTIFSGVKPGMAIYDQEVFGPVLAIVAADDLDQAIEFINANPNGNGTAIFTQSGAAARKFQEDIDVGQVGINLPIPVPVPLFSFTGSRASKLGDLGPYGKQVVMFYTQTKTVTARWFDDSTTSHGVNTTISLK; encoded by the coding sequence ATGAACGCACCCACGCCCGTCGCCGCCCTCGCCCCCACCGTCAAACTGCTGATCGGTGGCAAGTTTGTTGAGTCCAAAACCAAAGAGTGGCGCGATGTGGTGAACCCGGCCACGCAGGAGGTGCTGGCGCGCGTACCGTTTGCCACCCAGGACGAAATCGAGGCCGCCATCGCCTCGGGCAAGGAAGCCTTCAAGACCTGGAAGAAAACCGCCATTGGCACCCGCGCGCGCATCTTCCTCAAGTACCAGCAACTGATCCGCGAAAACATGGCCGAACTGGCCGCGCTGCTCACCGCCGAGCAAGGCAAGACCCTGCCAGACGCCGAGGGCGATGTGTTCCGTGGCCTCGAAGTGGTCGAGCACGCCGCCAGCATTGGCAACCTGCAGCTGGGCGAGCTGGCCAACAACGTGGCCGGTGGCGTCGACACCTACACGCTGCTGCAACCGCTGGGCGTGTGCGCCGGCATCACCCCATTCAACTTCCCGGCCATGATTCCGCTGTGGATGTTCCCCATGGCGATTGCCACCGGCAATACCTTCGTGCTCAAGCCTTCCGAGCAAGACCCCATGGTCACCATGCGCCTGGTGGAGCTGGCGCTGGAAGCCGGCATTCCGCCCGGCGTGCTCAACGTGGTGCACGGCGGAGAAATGGCGGTGAACGCGCTGTGCGACCACCCGGACATCAAGGCCGTCTCCTTCGTCGGCTCGACCAAGGTCGGCACGCATGTGTACAACCGCGCCACCCTGGCCGGCAAGCGCGCGCAATGCATGATGGGCGCGAAGAACCACGCCATCATCCTGCCCGACGCGAACAAAGACCAGACCCTGAACGCCTTGGCAGGCGCGGCGTTTGGCGCCGCTGGCCAGCGCTGCATGGCGCTGTCGGTGGTCGTGCTGGTGGGCGAAGCGCAGAAGTGGATTCCCGAGCTCGTCGAGAAGACCAAGACGCTCAAGGTCAACGCGGGTACCGAAGCCGGCACCGACGTCGGCCCGCTGATCTCCTGCGCCGCGCTCTCGCGCGTGGAAGGCCTGATCGAGCGCGGCATTGCCGAGGGCGCCAAGCTCGAACTCGACGGCCGCAAGCCCACCGTGGCGGGCTTCGAGAAAGGCAACTTCGTCGGCCCGACCATCTTCTCGGGCGTCAAACCCGGCATGGCCATTTACGACCAGGAAGTATTCGGCCCGGTGCTGGCCATCGTCGCCGCCGACGACCTGGACCAAGCCATCGAATTCATCAACGCCAACCCCAACGGCAACGGCACCGCCATCTTCACGCAGTCGGGCGCTGCGGCACGCAAGTTCCAGGAAGACATCGACGTCGGCCAGGTCGGCATCAACCTGCCGATCCCGGTGCCAGTCCCGCTGTTCTCGTTCACCGGTTCGCGCGCTTCCAAATTGGGCGACCTGGGCCCCTACGGCAAGCAAGTGGTGATGTTCTACACGCAGACCAAGACCGTGACGGCGCGCTGGTTTGATGACAGCACGACTTCGCACGGCGTGAACACCACGATTTCGTTGAAGTGA
- a CDS encoding LysR family transcriptional regulator: MDWDNLRYFLELARAGTLVGAARRLGVDHTTVARRIQALEKQVGAPLFAREAAGHRLSEAGRGLLPQVEGMEAAFLAVEHAAPGVRQGLHGAVRIGATEGFGNLVLAPQLAQFASEHPGLVIDLLALPRLVHLSRREADIVISLERPARGAVLVVKLTDYVLQLYGAPDYLAAHPPIRSPADLAGHSFVSYVDDLLFTKELQILDELHRPAHFSLRSTSVLAQYEAVRAGAGLGVLPAFVAAQDPSLRRVLPSAAHFVRTFWMSMPEENKHVSRMQATWEFVRSAVAAKQEHLLPSNAI; the protein is encoded by the coding sequence ATGGACTGGGACAACCTGCGCTATTTTCTGGAGCTGGCGCGCGCCGGTACGCTGGTAGGTGCCGCGCGCCGGCTGGGGGTGGACCACACAACAGTGGCGCGGCGCATTCAGGCGCTGGAAAAGCAGGTGGGCGCGCCGCTGTTTGCGCGCGAAGCGGCCGGGCACCGGCTCAGCGAGGCCGGACGCGGCCTGCTGCCTCAGGTCGAAGGCATGGAGGCGGCGTTTCTGGCGGTGGAGCACGCCGCGCCCGGCGTACGCCAGGGCTTGCACGGCGCGGTGCGCATTGGCGCCACCGAAGGCTTTGGCAACCTGGTGCTGGCGCCGCAGCTGGCGCAGTTTGCGTCGGAGCACCCCGGTCTGGTGATTGACTTGCTGGCTTTGCCGCGCCTGGTGCACTTGTCGCGCCGCGAAGCCGATATTGTGATTTCGCTGGAGCGCCCGGCGCGCGGCGCGGTGCTGGTGGTCAAGCTGACCGATTACGTGCTGCAGCTCTACGGCGCACCCGACTACCTGGCGGCACACCCGCCCATTCGCAGCCCGGCCGATCTGGCGGGGCACAGCTTTGTCAGCTATGTGGACGATCTGCTGTTCACCAAGGAGCTGCAAATCCTCGACGAACTGCACCGCCCGGCGCATTTTTCGCTGCGCAGCACCAGTGTATTGGCCCAGTACGAGGCCGTGCGTGCCGGAGCGGGGCTGGGGGTTCTGCCGGCGTTTGTTGCGGCGCAGGACCCCAGCTTGCGCCGCGTACTACCCAGTGCCGCGCACTTTGTACGCACCTTCTGGATGTCAATGCCCGAAGAAAACAAGCATGTCTCGCGCATGCAGGCCACCTGGGAGTTCGTGCGCAGCGCGGTGGCGGCAAAACAAGAACATCTATTGCCATCGAATGCTATATAA
- a CDS encoding EF-hand domain-containing protein, with protein MTPLISGLASLASLLFNASQSGTGKAAAAPQRNGEAADAGPAALVRWSPEARGLAGQGALGAESASALTRRVGRSAQSPSGVEGQGTVSRQDFQALLVGFGATEQQTQQLASSFDIDQNGSISQEEFQKGLARAASDRTGDALSQVLLGLLDARGNGDGRVDQKELSALTGAFARAERPPRSA; from the coding sequence ATGACCCCCCTCATTTCCGGACTGGCATCCCTGGCGTCCTTGCTATTCAACGCCTCGCAGAGCGGCACGGGCAAGGCGGCGGCGGCGCCGCAGCGCAACGGGGAGGCGGCTGATGCCGGGCCGGCGGCTCTGGTGCGCTGGAGTCCCGAGGCACGGGGATTGGCGGGCCAGGGGGCGCTCGGGGCAGAATCGGCCAGCGCGCTTACGCGGCGCGTGGGGCGATCGGCCCAATCGCCGTCGGGCGTGGAGGGGCAGGGCACGGTGTCGCGGCAGGATTTCCAGGCTCTGCTGGTGGGCTTTGGTGCAACCGAGCAGCAAACCCAGCAATTGGCAAGCAGCTTCGACATCGATCAAAACGGCAGCATCTCGCAAGAGGAATTCCAAAAAGGCCTGGCGCGCGCGGCGAGTGACCGCACCGGCGACGCTTTGTCCCAGGTTTTGCTGGGACTCTTGGATGCAAGGGGGAACGGCGATGGCCGGGTCGATCAGAAAGAGCTGTCAGCCCTGACCGGCGCGTTTGCGCGAGCGGAGCGTCCCCCGCGTTCGGCGTAG
- a CDS encoding DUF3309 family protein has translation MSISLILLIVLILILVGALPTWGHSRSWGYGPSGGIGLVVLILVVLLLMGRI, from the coding sequence ATGTCCATCTCGCTCATTCTCTTAATCGTCCTGATCCTGATTCTGGTTGGCGCTCTGCCAACCTGGGGCCACAGCCGCTCCTGGGGATATGGCCCCAGCGGCGGCATCGGTCTGGTGGTGCTGATCCTGGTGGTGCTGCTCCTCATGGGCAGGATCTGA
- a CDS encoding EAL domain-containing protein gives MSTSLPAVPSSRWLHAALVALLGLLASVVLYREQDARLTAIEQARFEQQATQIYQALQQRLANDTEVVYGLRGLFVANPALTRAQFQRVAEELAAGSRTPGLVNLSFTRRVAQADREAFEQQVRADRSLWADGNPGFAIHPSAPRSEYFVADFLWPLQGNEALLGFDISSQPANLEAMHYARDTGQVVMSAPFTLLQETLAHPGPGIVIRVPVFDAMRAEGDPAAGRNFLGAVAMTVNVRELMQAIESKSGNEDMDIELHDLGTRGGKSGAGEAGMFFHGGHGRALDHLRPAQRELVVHNRLWRLDFRPTERFLSPPETRLPLNSALVGAALVLLLGTVFSLLSQQRRIALLRARHSAAALISSEGRFLALFNQAAVGVALVDAETEQLTEINQRFCAIVGSDRTALRGRALSELFQPGADAERAQAQMQELRRMQGGEFSMELPLAAPRDAAAGTAAPQPRWVARTISAMRPEHGEGAATHAIVVLHDITARHAMEEALRRNESRLRALLQQLPVGVLLLERDGAVTLCNQRFTELTGYSESDLPDGQTWWQKAYPDAEYRARLQEDWHLATRKAYHEGAAIPSGEFTVVGADQQSRTMEIAGVWVGTQLLVTFVDLSQRKAAEQEIRTLAYYDLLTALPNRRLLVNRLEQSLKHCKPPSHCALLMLDLDNFKALNDTRGHERGDQLLKLVAERLLACVRSDDTVARPGGDEFAVLLENVGDSMEAARRHCDEIGQKILASLREPYVMDGESHHSTLSMGVTVFSANEDSVDALLQRVDLAMYQAKAAGRDTLCFYDPSMHAQASERAALEVDMRAGLALDQFELYYQPQVDHGRIIAAEALLRWHHPQRGFVSPASFIPMAEETGLILPLGQWVLEAACRQLAQWADDPQLAELSLAVNVSPRQFRQMGFVQQVLATLASTGAAARRLKLELTEGLLLHDVDDCVARMSELKSYGVGFSLDDFGTGYSSLSYLKRLPLDQLKIDQSFVRDVLTDPNDASIVRTILALGSSLGLQVVAEGVETQEQQAFLERHHCHAWQGYLLSRPVPAQEFAALVRAHGAAKR, from the coding sequence ATGTCCACATCCCTGCCTGCTGTCCCTTCGTCGCGTTGGCTCCACGCGGCGTTGGTGGCCCTGCTTGGTTTGCTCGCCAGCGTTGTGCTGTACCGCGAGCAGGACGCGCGGCTCACCGCCATCGAACAGGCGCGCTTTGAGCAACAGGCCACGCAGATCTATCAGGCGCTGCAGCAGCGCCTGGCCAACGACACCGAGGTGGTGTATGGGTTGCGAGGTCTGTTTGTCGCCAATCCCGCGCTGACGCGAGCACAGTTTCAGCGCGTGGCAGAGGAGCTTGCCGCTGGCTCGCGCACGCCCGGTTTGGTCAATCTCTCCTTCACGCGCCGGGTGGCCCAGGCAGATCGCGAGGCGTTTGAGCAGCAGGTTCGGGCGGACCGCTCCCTGTGGGCCGACGGGAATCCAGGCTTTGCCATTCATCCATCGGCGCCGCGCAGCGAGTACTTTGTCGCCGATTTTCTGTGGCCGCTGCAGGGCAATGAAGCCTTGCTGGGCTTTGATATCAGCTCCCAACCCGCCAATCTGGAGGCCATGCACTACGCGCGCGATACCGGCCAGGTCGTCATGTCGGCGCCTTTCACCTTGCTGCAGGAGACGCTTGCACACCCCGGCCCCGGAATCGTCATACGTGTGCCGGTGTTTGACGCCATGCGCGCCGAGGGAGATCCAGCGGCTGGACGGAATTTTCTGGGTGCGGTGGCGATGACGGTGAATGTGCGCGAGCTGATGCAAGCGATCGAGTCGAAATCCGGCAACGAGGATATGGACATCGAACTGCACGACCTGGGCACGCGGGGTGGGAAGTCGGGCGCCGGTGAGGCGGGGATGTTTTTTCACGGTGGCCATGGACGTGCGTTGGACCACCTGCGACCGGCGCAGCGTGAACTGGTGGTGCACAACCGCCTTTGGCGCCTTGATTTTCGTCCCACCGAGCGCTTTTTGAGTCCCCCTGAGACACGCCTTCCCTTGAACAGCGCCCTGGTGGGCGCTGCGCTCGTTTTGTTGTTGGGCACCGTATTCAGCCTGTTGTCGCAGCAGCGACGCATTGCACTGCTGCGGGCCCGCCACTCCGCCGCCGCGCTCATCAGCAGCGAAGGGCGTTTTCTGGCGCTGTTCAACCAGGCTGCTGTGGGTGTCGCTCTGGTCGATGCCGAAACAGAGCAGTTGACTGAAATCAACCAGCGCTTTTGCGCCATTGTGGGCAGTGACAGAACTGCGTTGCGCGGCCGTGCGCTCAGCGAGTTGTTTCAGCCGGGCGCGGATGCCGAGCGCGCGCAGGCGCAAATGCAGGAATTGCGCCGCATGCAAGGCGGAGAGTTTTCCATGGAGCTGCCGCTTGCGGCGCCCCGCGACGCTGCTGCCGGCACCGCCGCACCGCAACCACGCTGGGTGGCCCGCACGATCTCCGCGATGCGGCCCGAGCACGGCGAAGGCGCTGCCACCCACGCCATCGTGGTGCTGCACGACATAACCGCCCGCCATGCCATGGAAGAGGCCCTGCGCCGCAATGAATCGCGTTTGCGTGCCTTGCTGCAGCAATTGCCAGTGGGTGTGTTGCTGCTCGAGCGCGACGGGGCTGTCACGCTTTGCAACCAGCGGTTCACCGAACTGACCGGATACAGCGAGAGCGATCTGCCGGACGGGCAGACGTGGTGGCAAAAGGCCTATCCGGATGCCGAGTACCGGGCGCGGCTTCAAGAAGACTGGCACCTTGCCACGCGCAAGGCGTACCACGAAGGCGCGGCTATCCCCAGCGGGGAATTCACCGTGGTCGGCGCCGATCAGCAATCGCGCACCATGGAAATTGCCGGTGTCTGGGTAGGCACGCAGCTGCTTGTGACCTTTGTCGATCTGTCGCAGCGCAAAGCCGCAGAGCAAGAGATTCGGACCCTGGCCTATTACGACCTCCTGACCGCGCTGCCCAATCGCCGCTTGCTGGTCAACCGCCTGGAGCAAAGCCTCAAACACTGCAAGCCGCCCTCGCACTGCGCGCTGCTGATGCTTGATCTGGACAACTTCAAGGCGCTCAACGACACACGCGGACACGAGCGCGGTGACCAACTGCTCAAGCTGGTGGCCGAGCGATTGCTTGCCTGTGTGCGGTCTGACGACACCGTGGCCCGCCCAGGCGGTGACGAATTTGCCGTGCTGCTCGAAAACGTCGGTGACAGCATGGAGGCAGCCCGCAGGCATTGCGATGAGATCGGTCAAAAAATTCTGGCGTCGCTGCGCGAACCTTATGTAATGGACGGCGAGTCGCACCACAGCACGCTGAGCATGGGTGTGACCGTATTCAGCGCCAATGAAGACAGTGTGGACGCACTGCTGCAGCGCGTGGATCTGGCCATGTACCAGGCCAAGGCTGCCGGCCGCGACACCTTGTGTTTCTACGATCCCAGCATGCACGCCCAGGCCAGCGAACGCGCTGCGCTGGAGGTGGATATGCGTGCCGGTCTGGCGCTCGACCAGTTCGAGCTTTACTACCAGCCCCAGGTGGACCATGGGCGCATCATTGCTGCCGAAGCGCTGCTGCGTTGGCACCATCCGCAGCGCGGTTTTGTATCGCCCGCAAGCTTTATTCCCATGGCCGAAGAAACCGGCCTGATTCTTCCGCTGGGGCAGTGGGTGCTCGAAGCCGCCTGCAGGCAGCTGGCGCAATGGGCCGACGATCCCCAACTGGCCGAACTCAGCCTGGCCGTCAACGTCAGCCCACGCCAGTTTCGCCAGATGGGATTTGTGCAGCAGGTGCTTGCTACGCTGGCCAGCACCGGGGCGGCGGCGCGCCGACTGAAACTGGAGCTGACCGAAGGCCTGCTGCTGCACGATGTGGACGATTGCGTGGCCCGCATGAGCGAGTTGAAATCGTATGGCGTGGGCTTCTCACTCGATGATTTCGGCACGGGTTATTCCAGCCTGTCCTACCTGAAGCGTTTGCCGCTGGACCAGCTCAAGATTGATCAGAGTTTCGTGCGCGACGTTTTGACCGATCCCAACGATGCTTCCATCGTTCGCACCATTCTTGCGCTGGGCAGCAGCCTGGGCCTGCAGGTGGTGGCCGAAGGGGTGGA